The following coding sequences lie in one Halorarum halophilum genomic window:
- a CDS encoding SRPBCC family protein, whose product MDGWKLWPEGYFPNSMKYTMETGIDAPIEEVAALVGETTNRIGWMEGIVSQEHVSGSPGMPGAKDQLVFEMNGNTIELTATVTERDLSDEFRQTMEAPQVLMAISTRLTPVTAERTKYVWD is encoded by the coding sequence TTGGACGGCTGGAAACTGTGGCCTGAAGGCTACTTCCCTAATTCCATGAAGTACACGATGGAAACAGGGATCGACGCGCCCATCGAGGAGGTTGCTGCACTCGTCGGCGAAACCACCAACAGGATCGGATGGATGGAGGGAATCGTGAGTCAAGAGCACGTGAGCGGTTCGCCCGGAATGCCGGGTGCGAAGGACCAGCTCGTGTTCGAGATGAACGGCAATACCATCGAGTTGACGGCGACGGTGACCGAGCGAGACCTGTCTGACGAGTTCCGACAGACGATGGAAGCGCCACAGGTGCTGATGGCGATCTCGACACGATTGACTCCCGTGACTGCCGAGCGGACGAAGTACGTCTGGGACTAA
- a CDS encoding ribbon-helix-helix domain-containing protein, whose product MAKDTVRYPDAVVDEIDRLVEDGVFESKSEFYRFSAEYVLALVDDDWEPETFNYGELKDELDLKDEPVLLGADGGRDFLNAVITVRQHGLRNDFQAAERFIDENYDAADRPGMILEELLRTYRGSGDGSSPTGTSGGP is encoded by the coding sequence ATGGCCAAGGACACCGTTCGGTACCCCGACGCCGTCGTGGACGAGATCGACAGGCTCGTCGAAGACGGCGTGTTCGAGAGCAAGTCGGAGTTCTACCGGTTCTCCGCCGAGTACGTTCTGGCGCTCGTCGACGACGACTGGGAGCCCGAGACGTTCAACTACGGCGAGCTGAAGGACGAACTCGACCTCAAAGACGAACCGGTCCTCCTCGGCGCGGACGGCGGCCGCGACTTCCTCAACGCGGTCATCACCGTCCGGCAGCACGGCCTGCGCAACGACTTCCAGGCGGCCGAGCGGTTCATCGACGAGAACTACGACGCGGCGGACCGCCCCGGGATGATCCTCGAGGAACTCCTCAGGACGTACCGGGGGAGCGGCGACGGCTCCTCCCCGACCGGGACCTCCGGCGGCCCCTGA
- a CDS encoding ABC transporter permease yields the protein MKLRERLWGTFPTFLMARRNLTRARTRSALAIAAIVIGVVAIGAIGAGGVSFKEAQLDTIGTIGSDLQVFPGPDKDPQTMTQADVDTIDRVTGTAGIIPLKQENAQVVERGETTGGVTVYGVEQPHELYTVVEGSVPGNWRKNALVGESFADEYGLEPGNKLVLERTVVRDGEQVSVQQTYRVAAVLQDEGQAAVARPNDAIVLPPEQFEEDTYVQVVVRTEDTRQANATAQDIRRAFNGRRENIQVFERGQVAEQIDQAFAQINLFLVGIGGISLLVAGVSIANVMLMSAIERREEIGVLRAVGYEKGDILRILLAEATLLGVVGSLIGAPLALAITALINDALLQDPLAFTVQGLQYIAAGVVFGIIASMLGGLYPAWKAARERPVEALRG from the coding sequence ATGAAGCTCCGCGAGCGCCTGTGGGGGACGTTCCCGACGTTCCTCATGGCCCGTCGCAACCTCACCCGCGCGCGGACACGCTCGGCGCTGGCCATCGCCGCTATCGTCATCGGCGTCGTCGCCATCGGCGCCATCGGCGCCGGGGGGGTGTCGTTCAAGGAGGCGCAACTGGACACGATCGGCACCATCGGCTCGGACCTCCAGGTGTTCCCGGGGCCGGACAAGGACCCGCAGACGATGACACAGGCGGACGTGGACACCATCGACCGCGTCACCGGGACCGCCGGGATCATCCCGCTGAAACAGGAGAACGCGCAGGTGGTCGAGCGCGGTGAGACGACGGGAGGCGTCACGGTGTACGGCGTCGAGCAGCCCCACGAGCTGTACACGGTCGTCGAGGGGTCCGTCCCGGGGAACTGGCGCAAGAACGCGCTCGTCGGCGAGTCGTTCGCGGACGAGTACGGGCTGGAGCCGGGCAACAAGCTCGTCCTCGAACGCACGGTCGTCCGCGACGGCGAGCAGGTCAGCGTCCAGCAGACGTACCGCGTCGCCGCCGTCCTGCAGGACGAGGGGCAGGCCGCGGTCGCGCGGCCGAACGACGCGATCGTGCTCCCCCCCGAGCAGTTCGAGGAGGACACGTACGTCCAGGTGGTCGTCCGCACGGAGGACACCCGGCAGGCGAACGCGACCGCCCAGGACATCCGCCGGGCGTTCAACGGCCGCCGCGAGAACATCCAGGTGTTCGAGCGCGGCCAGGTCGCCGAGCAGATCGACCAGGCGTTCGCGCAGATCAACCTCTTCCTCGTCGGCATCGGGGGCATCTCGCTGCTCGTCGCCGGCGTGAGCATCGCGAACGTGATGCTCATGTCGGCCATCGAGCGCCGCGAGGAGATCGGCGTGCTCCGCGCGGTCGGCTACGAGAAGGGGGACATCCTCCGGATCCTCCTCGCGGAGGCGACGCTGCTCGGCGTCGTCGGCTCGCTCATCGGCGCCCCGCTCGCGCTCGCCATCACGGCGCTCATCAACGACGCGCTCCTGCAGGACCCGCTCGCGTTCACTGTCCAGGGCCTCCAGTACATCGCGGCGGGGGTCGTCTTCGGCATCATCGCCAGCATGCTCGGCGGACTCTACCCGGCGTGGAAGGCGGCCCGGGAGCGTCCGGTCGAGGCGCTACGCGGATGA
- a CDS encoding COG1361 family protein — MSPSLPSGPVPRALLAALVVLAGLTAPVAADGFLAVTASVGTDDVVPETEFPVNVTVTNAEDSSNDYIVTDVVIREGRNRSSDEIEELDVSERIRPGDAREFTVRPMVNETGRHTIYVHVNVLETDGDRRRIVQPIGVTVREPHPQLELNVEEAVAGAKRPVNVTVSNGLNESVRQLDLTVSSPADELTFSTSARVRSVLGPDEDATFTFPATAAETGRYPVEVTLRYTQDGERRRVSRSFSGDFTEPQNPGRIRLSGVNAEREDGVLTLSGSAANVGSNAVESVIVSVAEGDGVSAAQPQPDYFVGTVEGSDFVSFTLNAEVADGTESVPITVEYVVDGVERSYVADVPVGDAGQATPEPQSSGGGGPSLPMLVGAALVLAAVGVFLWRR, encoded by the coding sequence ATGTCCCCCAGTTTACCCTCTGGTCCGGTCCCTCGCGCCCTCCTGGCGGCGCTGGTCGTCCTCGCCGGCCTGACGGCCCCGGTCGCGGCCGACGGATTTCTCGCGGTGACCGCGAGCGTCGGGACCGACGACGTGGTTCCAGAGACCGAGTTCCCAGTGAACGTCACGGTGACGAACGCGGAGGACAGTAGCAACGACTACATCGTCACCGACGTCGTGATCCGGGAGGGCAGGAACCGGTCCTCCGACGAGATCGAGGAGCTGGACGTCTCCGAGCGCATCCGGCCCGGCGACGCCCGCGAGTTCACCGTCCGCCCGATGGTGAACGAGACGGGCCGACACACGATCTACGTCCACGTCAACGTCCTCGAGACGGACGGCGACCGGCGGCGGATCGTCCAGCCGATCGGCGTGACGGTGCGCGAGCCGCACCCGCAGCTCGAACTCAACGTCGAGGAGGCGGTCGCCGGCGCGAAGCGCCCGGTCAACGTCACCGTCTCGAACGGGCTGAACGAGTCGGTCCGCCAGCTCGATCTCACCGTCTCCTCCCCCGCCGACGAACTGACATTCTCCACGAGCGCCCGCGTTCGGTCCGTCCTCGGCCCCGACGAGGACGCGACGTTCACGTTCCCGGCGACGGCCGCCGAGACCGGCCGGTACCCCGTCGAGGTCACCTTGCGCTACACCCAGGACGGCGAGCGCCGCCGGGTGTCGCGGAGCTTCAGCGGCGACTTCACCGAGCCGCAGAACCCCGGACGCATCCGCCTCAGCGGCGTCAACGCCGAGCGCGAGGACGGTGTCCTCACCCTCTCGGGTAGCGCGGCGAACGTGGGCTCGAACGCCGTCGAGAGCGTTATCGTGAGCGTCGCCGAGGGCGACGGGGTCTCGGCCGCCCAGCCCCAGCCCGACTACTTCGTCGGCACCGTCGAGGGCAGCGACTTCGTCTCGTTCACGCTGAACGCGGAGGTGGCCGACGGCACCGAGTCGGTCCCGATCACCGTTGAGTACGTCGTCGACGGCGTCGAGCGCTCGTACGTGGCGGACGTGCCCGTCGGCGACGCCGGGCAGGCCACGCCCGAACCCCAGTCGTCCGGCGGCGGCGGGCCGAGCCTCCCGATGCTGGTCGGGGCGGCGCTCGTGCTCGCGGCGGTCGGCGTCTTCCTCTGGCGGCGGTAA
- the mce gene encoding methylmalonyl-CoA epimerase — MHLDHVGIATDDAAALAELFTDLLGASVAHEEEFDGMGVVFLELGDSYLELLEPLDDGTIARYVEENGPGIHHLAFAAEDVESALGRARALDIELVDDEPRPGAWGHDVAFLHPASTGGVLVEFVEH, encoded by the coding sequence ATGCACCTCGACCACGTCGGCATCGCAACCGACGACGCCGCGGCCCTCGCAGAACTGTTCACCGACCTCCTCGGCGCGAGCGTCGCCCACGAGGAGGAGTTCGACGGGATGGGCGTCGTCTTCCTCGAACTGGGCGACTCGTACCTCGAACTGCTCGAACCGCTAGACGATGGGACCATCGCGCGGTACGTCGAGGAGAACGGACCGGGTATCCACCACCTCGCGTTCGCGGCCGAGGACGTCGAGTCCGCGCTGGGTCGGGCGCGCGCGCTCGACATCGAACTCGTCGACGACGAGCCCCGCCCGGGCGCCTGGGGTCACGACGTCGCGTTCCTCCACCCGGCGTCGACCGGCGGCGTGCTCGTCGAGTTCGTCGAGCACTGA
- a CDS encoding MFS transporter, protein MKRPSLDAVRGFDRAVYVVALGQLVNVFGSGLVYPFATVHFHLEVGIGLSVVGLGLGARSVTTAVGTGVGGYIADAVGRKPVMVASMALTAVALAAFAFVPELAVTVPPKLAATTGVSRLGVAFVGVCVVSGAVVGLYTPAASAMTADLTGDAERDRGYALLKFANNVGFGAGVVVGGIVYSVANVAVFLLDGATSAVVAAILLLFVPAVHGGSGTGEDGDGEADAGAASDSSLSRWWAAATRPRVLALAAINVGFAAMYAQMQTTVPVVAKEGLGLTAAQLGTLFVLNPLTIVLLQIPLVDAVSGWRRTRGLAVSAALWGLSMVVAWGADVGAAPVLVGVALVGGHLVCRTLGEILHSPLASSLMSSLGTAGERGTQLSVLEIAKRLGMGLGAFLGGVFFDYGYSGVWWGILVAVCLLMVVALLGFERSVSAEENGALGDAAVAD, encoded by the coding sequence GTGAAGCGTCCGTCGCTCGACGCGGTCCGTGGCTTCGACCGCGCGGTCTACGTCGTCGCCCTCGGCCAGCTGGTCAACGTCTTCGGCTCCGGGCTGGTCTACCCGTTCGCGACCGTCCACTTCCACCTCGAGGTCGGCATCGGGCTCTCGGTCGTCGGCCTCGGTCTGGGGGCGCGGAGCGTCACGACGGCGGTCGGTACCGGCGTCGGCGGCTACATCGCCGACGCCGTCGGTCGAAAGCCCGTGATGGTCGCCTCGATGGCGCTGACGGCCGTCGCACTCGCCGCGTTCGCGTTCGTCCCGGAACTCGCCGTGACGGTCCCGCCGAAGCTCGCGGCGACGACCGGCGTCTCGCGGCTCGGCGTCGCGTTCGTCGGCGTCTGCGTCGTCTCCGGGGCGGTCGTCGGGCTATACACGCCCGCGGCGTCGGCGATGACCGCGGACCTGACGGGCGACGCCGAGCGCGACCGCGGCTACGCGCTCCTGAAGTTCGCGAACAACGTCGGCTTCGGCGCCGGCGTCGTCGTCGGGGGGATCGTCTACTCCGTCGCGAACGTGGCCGTGTTCCTCCTCGACGGCGCGACCTCGGCCGTCGTCGCGGCCATCCTCCTGCTGTTCGTCCCGGCAGTCCACGGCGGGAGTGGAACGGGGGAGGACGGCGACGGCGAAGCCGACGCTGGCGCGGCGTCCGACTCGTCGCTCTCGCGGTGGTGGGCCGCCGCGACCCGCCCCCGGGTGCTCGCGCTCGCGGCCATCAACGTCGGCTTCGCGGCGATGTACGCCCAGATGCAGACCACGGTCCCCGTGGTCGCGAAGGAGGGGCTGGGACTGACCGCCGCACAGCTCGGCACGCTGTTCGTCCTGAATCCGCTCACCATCGTCCTGCTGCAGATCCCGCTCGTCGACGCCGTCTCCGGCTGGCGGCGGACCCGGGGGCTCGCCGTCTCCGCCGCGCTGTGGGGGCTCTCGATGGTCGTCGCCTGGGGGGCCGATGTCGGCGCGGCGCCGGTGCTCGTCGGCGTCGCGCTTGTCGGCGGGCACCTCGTGTGCCGGACGCTCGGGGAGATCCTCCACTCGCCGCTCGCCTCGTCGCTGATGTCGTCGCTCGGGACGGCCGGCGAGCGGGGGACGCAGCTCTCGGTGCTCGAGATCGCCAAAAGGCTCGGCATGGGCCTCGGCGCGTTCCTGGGCGGCGTCTTCTTCGACTACGGCTACTCGGGGGTCTGGTGGGGGATCCTCGTCGCCGTCTGCCTGCTCATGGTCGTCGCGCTCCTCGGGTTCGAGCGGTCCGTGTCGGCCGAGGAGAACGGCGCCCTCGGCGACGCTGCTGTGGCTGATTGA
- a CDS encoding helix-turn-helix transcriptional regulator, translating into MVFELEKLRKLLAEAPSFEATSIVRFVDREESEETPTENSDAEPGTGLFDYDPSELCSRKDFVLKLGVSHDELFCQLVEANGGTLPQKEFATYANLSSSTISRLLQEMEDDGQVVRVPVGREKVVCLPEYAPQNQLSATDDGDDTLRV; encoded by the coding sequence TTGGTATTCGAACTGGAGAAGCTGCGGAAACTGCTCGCAGAGGCCCCTTCATTCGAGGCTACGTCAATAGTGCGCTTCGTAGACAGGGAGGAGAGCGAGGAAACGCCGACTGAGAACTCCGATGCTGAGCCAGGAACTGGACTCTTCGATTACGACCCAAGTGAACTGTGCAGTCGAAAGGACTTCGTCCTGAAACTCGGCGTTTCTCACGACGAATTGTTCTGCCAACTAGTGGAGGCCAATGGGGGTACGCTTCCACAGAAGGAGTTCGCCACCTACGCGAATTTGTCGAGTTCGACGATCAGTCGGCTCCTCCAGGAGATGGAAGACGATGGCCAGGTCGTGCGCGTGCCGGTCGGCCGTGAGAAGGTGGTCTGCCTCCCCGAATACGCGCCACAGAATCAGCTCTCCGCGACCGACGACGGCGATGATACGCTCCGCGTGTGA
- a CDS encoding OsmC family protein, translated as MTDERQLSHGIDLETLEGFAAHAAENPEAVHFGLGASATYEGTAAHSLAKVDSYELGGETITRETREYTIPYGAWKEVLDAGGWVGGTDRLEPIEAALSALAACINVGITINAAANGVDIDHLQTRVRTDFDPAVLFSLEELREADSVFENLSAEVEIDGEDLDRDLIDEWARRAPVYTFVSLAQDVDMTINAPAEVAGDD; from the coding sequence ATGACTGACGAACGACAACTGTCGCACGGTATCGACCTCGAAACACTCGAAGGGTTCGCCGCACACGCTGCGGAGAATCCCGAAGCCGTCCACTTTGGCCTCGGGGCATCCGCGACCTACGAGGGGACGGCCGCGCACAGCCTGGCGAAAGTCGATAGCTACGAGCTCGGAGGCGAGACGATCACTCGTGAAACACGCGAGTACACGATTCCCTACGGCGCCTGGAAGGAAGTACTGGACGCCGGCGGGTGGGTCGGCGGGACCGACCGGCTCGAACCGATAGAAGCGGCGTTGTCGGCGCTGGCCGCTTGTATCAACGTCGGCATCACCATCAACGCCGCCGCGAACGGCGTGGATATCGACCACCTCCAGACGCGCGTCCGGACTGATTTCGATCCAGCGGTTCTCTTCAGTCTCGAGGAACTCCGAGAGGCCGACTCGGTCTTCGAGAACCTCTCCGCCGAGGTCGAGATCGACGGCGAGGATCTCGATCGGGACCTGATCGACGAGTGGGCGCGGCGGGCACCCGTCTACACGTTCGTCTCCCTCGCTCAGGACGTCGATATGACCATCAACGCGCCCGCCGAGGTGGCGGGCGACGACTGA
- a CDS encoding ABC transporter ATP-binding protein, whose product MADADVSDRTNGSDGVDRDGAVIEGTDVVKEYVTGGETVRALKGIDFHIDPGEFVAIVGPSGSGKSTLLNVLGLLDVPTSGLVTLKGTDVATFSDTERTRQRKEVIGFVFQNFYLISTLTARENVEVPRLLDRTPGKTRERATDLLERVGLGDRMDHYPDELSGGQKQRVAIARSLVNDPELLLADEPTGNLDRDTGDQILAEFERITREGVAVVTVTHDDYVAAFADRVVRLIDGEVVVEDTDIVDRGGGTVERSRRSAGDDE is encoded by the coding sequence ATGGCGGACGCCGACGTCTCCGACCGGACGAACGGGAGCGACGGAGTCGACCGCGACGGCGCGGTCATCGAGGGGACCGACGTGGTCAAGGAGTACGTGACGGGCGGCGAGACCGTCCGCGCGCTGAAGGGGATCGACTTCCACATCGACCCCGGCGAGTTCGTCGCCATCGTCGGCCCCTCCGGCTCCGGGAAGTCGACCCTCCTGAACGTGCTCGGGCTCCTCGACGTCCCCACGAGCGGCCTCGTCACCCTCAAGGGGACGGACGTGGCGACGTTCAGCGACACGGAGCGGACCCGGCAGCGGAAGGAGGTCATCGGCTTCGTGTTCCAGAACTTCTACCTCATCTCGACGCTCACCGCCCGCGAGAACGTCGAGGTGCCGCGACTGCTCGACCGCACGCCCGGGAAGACCCGCGAGCGCGCGACCGACCTGCTCGAACGGGTCGGCCTCGGCGACCGCATGGACCACTACCCCGACGAGCTGTCGGGCGGGCAGAAACAGCGCGTCGCCATCGCCCGCTCGCTCGTCAACGACCCCGAACTCCTGCTCGCCGACGAGCCGACCGGCAACCTCGATCGCGACACGGGCGACCAGATCCTCGCCGAGTTCGAGCGCATCACCCGCGAAGGCGTCGCCGTCGTCACCGTCACCCACGACGACTACGTCGCCGCGTTCGCCGACCGGGTCGTCCGGCTCATCGACGGCGAGGTGGTCGTGGAGGACACCGACATCGTCGACCGCGGGGGCGGCACCGTCGAACGGTCCCGCCGGTCCGCGGGGGACGACGAATGA
- a CDS encoding acyl-CoA dehydrogenase family protein codes for MDTDLDLLEESVVPEHAREVKREAREFAAEEIAPVAEEHFREGSYPWEVLEAGQDAGLVGQDIPEEYGGRGFSLAEMLAVAEEFYRADAGIGLTLMLASFGNELVYKYGIEEQCEEYVRPVAEGEQISGLAVSEPQTGSDLAGMTTAAEKVDGGYELTGEKYWVGNAVEGDWLTVYAKTGDREDRYGNYSLFIVETDRDGYEAEHIPEKMGMRASKQGHIVLEDCFVPEGNLVGAEGGGFYALADFFNHGRVVVGGHGLGLAAAAIEEAWSFVHDREAFARKLSEFQSVQHDLANMRTEFEAARSLTYRAAEKVETGENAGLWAAMAKLKSTETAVDCAERGMQLHGGRSVLADRRIARVYRDVRIPVIYEGANEVQRNLVYRQSN; via the coding sequence ATGGACACCGACCTCGACCTGCTGGAGGAGTCAGTCGTCCCCGAGCACGCCCGCGAGGTGAAGCGCGAGGCGCGGGAGTTCGCCGCCGAGGAGATCGCTCCAGTCGCCGAGGAGCACTTCCGCGAGGGGAGCTACCCGTGGGAGGTGCTCGAAGCCGGGCAGGACGCCGGCCTCGTCGGCCAGGACATCCCCGAGGAGTACGGCGGACGGGGCTTCTCGCTCGCCGAGATGCTGGCCGTCGCCGAGGAGTTCTACCGCGCCGACGCCGGCATCGGGCTCACGCTGATGCTCGCGTCGTTCGGCAACGAACTCGTCTACAAGTACGGCATAGAGGAGCAGTGCGAGGAGTACGTCCGGCCCGTCGCCGAGGGCGAGCAGATCTCCGGGCTCGCGGTCTCGGAGCCGCAAACCGGCTCCGACCTCGCGGGGATGACCACCGCGGCCGAGAAGGTCGACGGCGGCTACGAGCTCACGGGCGAGAAGTACTGGGTCGGTAACGCCGTCGAGGGCGACTGGCTCACCGTCTACGCGAAGACAGGAGATCGCGAGGACCGCTACGGCAACTACTCGCTGTTCATCGTCGAGACCGACCGCGACGGCTACGAAGCCGAGCACATCCCCGAGAAGATGGGGATGCGCGCGTCCAAGCAGGGCCACATCGTCCTCGAGGACTGCTTCGTGCCGGAGGGGAACCTCGTCGGCGCGGAGGGCGGCGGCTTCTACGCGCTGGCGGACTTCTTCAACCACGGCCGGGTCGTCGTCGGCGGCCACGGCCTCGGGCTCGCGGCGGCGGCCATCGAGGAGGCCTGGTCGTTCGTCCACGACCGCGAGGCGTTCGCCCGGAAGCTCTCGGAGTTCCAGTCGGTCCAGCACGACCTCGCGAACATGCGCACGGAGTTCGAGGCCGCGCGGTCGCTGACGTACCGCGCCGCCGAGAAGGTCGAGACCGGGGAGAACGCCGGCCTGTGGGCCGCGATGGCGAAACTGAAGTCGACCGAGACGGCCGTCGACTGCGCCGAGCGCGGCATGCAACTCCACGGCGGGCGCTCGGTTCTCGCCGACCGACGCATCGCCCGGGTGTACCGGGACGTCCGGATCCCGGTCATCTACGAGGGCGCGAACGAGGTCCAGCGCAACCTCGTGTACCGCCAGTCGAACTGA
- a CDS encoding methyltransferase domain-containing protein, translated as MSESLDTDKLEREVKSMYRDVAESADAEFHFETGRDLADRLGYDPDDLEYVPDPAIDSFAGVGYYFDMVELEPGEAVLDLGSGSGMDAFVAGVHVTETGTVTGIDMTDEQVEKARTLAAANGFHNVEFRRGYIENLPFEDGSFDAVISNGVINLSAEKDRVFEEVSRVLKPDGRLALSDIISEQRLSESIKTNADLWAACIGGAEQVDDYTAMIETPGFKLIEVRDNSQYEFTSQQAQGACQKYGVKSISLVARKR; from the coding sequence ATGAGTGAATCACTCGACACGGACAAACTCGAACGTGAGGTCAAGTCGATGTACCGGGACGTCGCTGAGTCCGCTGACGCGGAGTTCCACTTCGAGACGGGCCGCGACCTCGCCGACCGCCTCGGCTACGACCCCGACGATCTCGAGTACGTTCCCGACCCGGCGATCGACTCGTTTGCGGGTGTCGGCTACTACTTCGACATGGTCGAGCTCGAGCCAGGCGAGGCAGTGCTCGACCTCGGTAGCGGGTCGGGAATGGACGCCTTCGTCGCTGGGGTGCATGTCACAGAGACCGGCACAGTGACAGGTATCGATATGACCGACGAGCAGGTCGAGAAGGCTCGCACCCTAGCAGCGGCCAACGGCTTCCACAACGTCGAGTTCCGCCGAGGGTACATCGAGAACCTTCCGTTCGAGGACGGATCGTTCGACGCGGTGATCTCGAACGGCGTTATCAACCTCTCGGCGGAGAAGGATCGTGTCTTCGAAGAGGTAAGCCGCGTGCTCAAGCCCGACGGTCGGTTAGCACTCTCGGACATCATCAGCGAGCAGCGACTGTCTGAGAGCATTAAAACCAACGCAGACCTCTGGGCGGCCTGTATCGGCGGCGCCGAACAGGTCGACGACTACACGGCGATGATCGAAACACCTGGCTTCAAACTCATCGAAGTCCGGGACAACTCGCAGTACGAGTTCACCTCACAACAGGCGCAGGGCGCGTGCCAGAAGTACGGCGTGAAAAGCATCTCGCTCGTCGCTCGAAAGCGCTAA
- a CDS encoding helix-turn-helix transcriptional regulator: MGSAIVDIAYLARSEHRVPTLVALTERPRSRSELCELAGVSSSTMRRTLDEFDDRLWIRKDGYQYVATRLGEAIASGMGDLIERVETERKLRHVWHWLPDAISEFPFETWSELTVTVAEPDAPYRPVGRFESLLRETATLRFLRPEVALMDPCFDVLHQLIEEGLDTTLIDRPECHTYFLSTYPNRSSEMMQRDNFTILEHDDLSPYGIGLLDERVTISCYDQDSGTVRALVDTDAPAVREWAKSVYETYRSGARPVEPQKNIG, translated from the coding sequence ATGGGATCGGCGATCGTCGACATAGCGTATCTCGCGCGGTCCGAACATCGCGTCCCGACGCTCGTCGCACTGACGGAACGACCCCGTAGCCGCTCCGAACTCTGCGAGTTGGCCGGGGTTTCGTCTTCCACGATGCGCCGGACGCTGGACGAATTCGACGACCGGCTCTGGATCCGCAAAGACGGGTATCAGTACGTGGCGACACGACTGGGAGAGGCTATCGCATCCGGGATGGGGGATTTGATCGAACGAGTCGAAACCGAGCGAAAGTTGCGTCATGTCTGGCACTGGCTCCCCGACGCGATCAGCGAGTTTCCGTTCGAGACGTGGTCGGAACTGACCGTAACCGTCGCCGAACCCGATGCTCCGTATCGTCCGGTGGGTCGATTCGAGTCGCTTCTCCGGGAGACGGCCACCTTACGGTTTCTCCGCCCTGAAGTCGCGCTGATGGATCCGTGTTTCGACGTGCTCCACCAACTGATCGAGGAGGGTCTAGACACGACGTTGATCGACCGACCGGAGTGCCACACGTACTTTCTTTCGACGTACCCGAATCGCAGCTCGGAGATGATGCAACGGGATAACTTCACGATTCTAGAGCACGACGACCTCTCTCCGTACGGAATTGGTCTGCTCGACGAACGCGTCACGATCAGTTGTTACGATCAGGACAGTGGAACGGTACGTGCATTGGTCGATACCGACGCGCCGGCGGTCCGCGAGTGGGCGAAGTCCGTCTACGAAACTTACAGGTCTGGTGCACGCCCCGTTGAACCGCAAAAGAACATCGGGTAA